In Podarcis muralis chromosome 7, rPodMur119.hap1.1, whole genome shotgun sequence, the genomic stretch TCTGATTCTGCAAGAATGCACCACTTTTGGCTGCTGCCATTTATgtaattttaaattgtgttttgttaatattgtgttattttattggAAGTAAtctcaaactttttaaaagaaagatacaaatgttctaaatgtgtgtgtgtgtgtgtctgtgtcaaaTAGTTATACACAGAGATTACCTTTGCTAAATTATTTCTCCAGCTATAGAGGTTTGGCAACAGTGTATCTGACATTGCTCAAGAATTCtgagaaactaaaaaaaacagTGTAGTTTTGAAGTCAGTAGTTAAAAGCAATGGTTTAGAAACATTCAGTCCAtcatcttgaatcaaaatggcatccaatcaTACCCAAACATAGAACAAAATCTGCTCCTTGATCACAGACATCATCAGGCCAAATTTGGTAATGATGGTTTaaaaggtgtccaaatgcatagagaACAGATGAATGGAAAAActactttctgaaacaaatagATACAAGAACTGAGAGAATCTTTGTCACAGAAATTTGGCAAcatcccttcccttcccgccccacccccaaaaatacagaaggaaaaaaataattacaCTTACTTAGTCCTCTCTCCTTCTATATTTATCCAAATTACAGTGCAAGTAAGGGGGGACTTTATTAACTAATTCTGAAATATTTTATCATGCTTTAAAAGCTGCTTCTTTTCTACATATATTGTAATTCCTCTTCTGACACAAACACTAACATTAGAGTTTAGTGGTTTACACAAGATAGCAGCTTTGTAAATGATCTGAAATTCATTAAAAATTGGCCATGTTTCTCAGTGTTTGAATAAGGATAACCAATTGTTTACAAAAACCTAATTAGTTTAATTAGGTATTGTATTGATGTTTGGCACCTTAGGATGCAAAATCCTTTGCCAGATAATGGATTCCACACTTTCAGCAAGCATGCCTTGCTTAGAATGAGAAGTCCCCAAGGAACACTGCTATTTCTGCCAAAGTATGTGGACATAAAAGAGTTTTCAGACAAAAACCGTTGGCTATTCTTTATCTGAGGCTGCATAATTTCACATGAGCTATCACAGGCATCTAATAATCCTAAGAGCCTATGCTTTATTTGTACATGGTGTGCAAATTGCTCTCCTGAGCAATTGCTCTCCTGAGCACTGAAAGGATGACCCTTTTTACAAAAAGTGCAAAGATTTTCCAGATAGCTTCTCCACAAGCAGCTTAAAAACCACCCTATCAGAGAGTTAGCTACCATCACCTGCTGAATAAAGAGCAGTTCAACTCTACCATGGTTAAAAGGCCCAAGGTGTGATGTGAGATAATATCGGTTGTACAGACTCCCCTTTGATCAAACCACACAAGCTGTActttaaacaaatgtttgttttattaacAGAATATATGGAATATCTAGAACATGAAATtgtattaaacaaaaaaaaaaaagttacttctCATTTCTAAACTTTCCCTACTGATGAATATAGCAGACATGGATCAGCCTAAAATCATCAatctttccttcttccctcctggCAGATGACCAGCATAAACTTCAGGCAGTTGAAGACTCTGAACACAGGACTCGGTTAACCCTTTGTAGTTttttgtgcaatgccaaaatttgacaccccgTACTCCATCCAAAAGCATATTTGTGGCGTTCCCAAGGCTCCACGCCCAGTGCGACCAAACTGATCGTgcacccctaaatctgcctctgataccTGCATTTAGATCAGGAATGGCAGATAAGAAACCTACTTAGTGATATTTTGGTTTGTTGTTATTTGCACTAGTATAGAAGATAATATGGAATTCCTTTGTTGTCACGTCTCTTTCGTCCATAATTATTGCTGCTCTAGCCACCTCCAGATTCCTCTGCCTGAATcctgtttaaattttttttgttaGATTAAGGGTTCAGGTGGAAACGACAACAATCTTAACTCGGAGAGACATCAAAATGGCAGTGATGCTTGGTCTTTCCTATGCTTAGTCAAGCACAAGTCGCGTAGCTGCTCCCATGCACTATAATACAGGATTAGTTTCTCCGTTATTTATGCACTATAAATAAATCCATAAATCTCATTCACAAATCAAAACATGGAGGCTGCATTATATTTAACCGAGGAATATTGAACAGGTGACAAAATTCATTCTGCTCACATTGAACTAGCATTATTTTCCTCCCCTGATCTTCCTTATTAAAACCATAATTAACTTTCTTTCAAGAAAATGGAACCAATCAAGCTCATTCGGCGCCTAATGAGTACCTTTTGTTCTTGACCGTGACTGAGCAGCTCTGCACTCCCGAGCGCGGCCGATTTATTGAAAAATGCATTACATGGGATTAAACTGGATTTCCTCCTTTTTAAATCTACGCTGGCAGATCCGGCGCGCAAGCCAGCTGCATCTCCTCTCCGCCGCGGACTTAGGTTTCCCAGGGAGCCTTTGATTCTGCTATTCCGGTAACAGACtggagcggggagggagggaggcttctCCGGGGGAATCCCTCCCGCCGCCCCCTCCCTTTGCTTTGGGATCAAGTACTTAAGGACACGGCAGGGGGGTGgtgagggggaagaagaagaggaaggcgcGCGGGTGGCACAATCGTCACAGTTTGCGGGGGGGGCGGGTTGATCGTGAGCCGAGATGACAAGGAGGGAGGCGGCGGGGGCAGAGGAGCGAGCAGGCGAGGCGGAGATGAAGGGGCGGAGAGCGGAGCGGTGATGAATTGGAAAGATGACACGAGGCCCGGGATGCGTATATTttgctgcggcggcggcggctgcatgACTCCACGACGTCAGCAGCAGCCCCGGAGCCGCGGCGCGTCACGGTGGTCTCCCCCTCCATCGTGCCGGGGTCTACGGGAGTAGGGCTGCCACCGCCAGACGCGGAGCTCAGCGGGCAACTCACGGTCACAGCAGCGACGTGCGCGCTCGGTTGTTCCCGCGGCCGCGAACGAGAGGAACGTCTTCCCAGCACCGAGGGAGAAGAGAGGCGCCGCGCCGCGCCGGGCTCCGAGCTGGATCGCGACCCGTCGCGTCTGCAAGCCGGCCAAGGTGAGCCCCGCAGCCCAGCCCCGAGGTAGCGGGAAAGGTGCCCAGGCGCGCCATGGCGCCGCCGGAGAGCCGGCTGTAGCCGCCGTGAACGGAGGCTCCTGCCCGACGGCCCCCTCCGAGGAGAGCGCCCCGCCACTGCCGCCGCCATGGACAAGGCCGGCTCCGTGCACGCGTCGGTGCCCACGCCGCCGCCGCGCCTCTACCTCCCGCGCAACTTCAGCTGCAGCGCCTGCCTCTACGGCAGCCTAGCCGACCAGTGCAAGGGGGGCTGCAGCCCGGAGCCCGAGCCCGTCGAGGGGCCGCTGTCGTCGTCGTCTCCGCCGCCctgctcctcgccgccgccgccctccccgCCGGTGACCccagaggcggcggcagcggctgtCGCCCCCCCGAAGCCGCCCCCGCTGCCCGCCCCTCGCTCCCCGTCGCCGCCGACCTCTCCTCCGCCCGCCTCGCCCTCTTCCCGCGGCCGGGAGCCCACGCTGCCGTCGGTGCCTCCCAGCCCGACCCTCCGGCGCCGGGCCAAGTCTCTGCCCACGCCGGGCGAGCGGGGCTTACGGCCGGCGCTGCAGCAGAGCCCGTCCCGCCGCAAGACGGTGCGCTTCGCCGACTCGCTGGGCCTGGAGCTGATCGCCGTGCGCCACTTCTGCCAGGCCGACGTGCCCCGGGTGCCGCCGGCGCCGCTGGCCGCCTCGCctttcccgctgccgccgcgcgccGCCGACCTGCTCAAGACGCGCAAGCCGCCGTCGCTGGGCGAGCTGGAGCCGGTGCTCTTCGGGCCGCCGGCGCCCGTGCTGGAGCCGCTCTTCCCGCCGCAGCCGGGCGCCAGCGCGGGCTTCGCCGAGCGCGTCCGGCAGCACAAGGTGAGGCTGGAGTGGGTGCGCCCCGAGGCGTCGGGGCTGCGCGGCGCCGTGCGCGTCCTCAACGTGGCCTACGAGAAGCAAGTGTCGGTGCGCTACACGCTCAACCGCTGGGCCAGCTGCAACGAGGTGCCCGCCGCctacctgccgccgccgcccaacGGCCACAGCGACCGCTTCGCCTTCCACCTGCCCGTGGGCGCGGGCACCACGCTGCTGGAGTTCGCCGTGCGCTACCGCGTGGCCGACGCCGAGTACTGGGACAACAACGACGGCCACAACTACCGGCTGCGCGCCAGGCAGAGGCCGGCGGCCGCCTCGGGCCACGAGCCGGGCGCCGGCGCCTGGATCCACTTCATCTGAGGAAGGAGGCGCGCCGGCCGCCCCGCCGAGGTTCTCCGACGGCTCGAGGGGCCTCCTCTCCACCTTGCCGGAGAGCAGCAGGCTCCTTTCCCTCAACGGATATGGCGACACCCAGGAGAGTTTCTTTTAGGATAGGGCGCATGGTCGGACGTGAGGACCGAGGAGGAAAATGACCCGTCGTTAAAGGCAGAGCCGTGGGGTGGCTCTTCTCTCTTACGCTCATCTTTCCTTATGGCCAGTGGATGTGGAAAACAAGAGTCCAAAAGTCCCCTTTCCAAATTAACCTCCATTGGATTGCAATAGGTaatagctttgtttgtttgtggctCACTTTATCCATCTCCAACCACCTTTGAGTTGCCCTCCAACCAGCCTTGATCAAATCTCTCTTGGCAAGGAGGCTTGCGGTTCTAATTAGATATTTAACGGGAGGTAAGCACCATGACAACTCCAGCTTAGTACTCACGCAGAGCAATCTCTGGGTATAGTAACACCTAGTACTGCAATGAAGGCAGGCATGATGGAATGCTCCTGTATTTAAAATAAGAAATCTCTCCACCATGAAAATTGGCATGTCAGAGAGACATGCTAGTTTTCTGTGTGTAGGGATTTTAAAAAGACACTCCCATCATATGAGACATTCCTGCAGTTTGAGGCTGTCCAGCCCAGACATAGGTTAGCTTCCTCAGTGAGGAGTACAGTAGGTGACATACATTAGACCATAAACGGAGAACTCACTGTAGAAACTCACTCACTGCATTTTGCTTAGGTGTAGAATCTTCTCCCATATCTGGATCACGGAGAACCAGCCTGCAACTTGCAGCAAGAGCTGGCTGTTCTCAGTGCTGATTGGCTGAAAGCTAAGTGACATCACTAGCCCACATTTCCCCTTTTCGCTGAAATAGGTTTTcagcaagaaaaagaaacaaatctgctcctctttttaaaaagaggaggaaagagggagTGAATGTACGTTTAAGCCAATCAATGTGCAAGCAGTGTCTTTCAAAAGATGTCAGGTAGCCTGCCTGAAGCAGTGGGAAAGGGCAATGCAGATTACTGAATCAGTACAATTGATTTGTCTGCATCTCGAATGGGGGAGGAGGGGTGAGCCAGGCTcaagctgctgggggggggggttggggaacACACATGATCTGCACGTCCACTTGTATCGCCTAGTGAAATGTGTTTAGGTCTGGGTGGTTTCAGTTCACCATGATGTGAGAAGAATCTGCACAGAAACCCCAGTCTGTAGGGatgtggtctgttcattgctaGAATTCAGCAGACCACAGCGCTGCTCTCTCAGTTCCACTGAGGGTTTTGTATGTGTCTGCTCTTGAGAGGTTATCCAGTGAGGTTTCTTTCCAGATCAGGGAAGACCACCTGACTTGCTCAAGCCCCACAGCCTTCTCTTCCTCAAGCTGGTCTGGACCACGAGACCTTGTCTCCTGTTCTCATGCGGGTACCTTCTCCTCTGCCGTTCTTCACTTGCTGTGTCTTGAATTGTAAGATGTTCCCTTATTTATATACACCATCAGATGATATTTTCAAAATTGTGTGTTTCCAGGTTAAATACAGAtggtttatattttatattttgagaaatatattggggggaggggaggagctgTTTCAAGCTTCCGTCAGAGGAACAACTTGCAGGCAAAGTACAGGAAAGTAGTGTTGTAATAACTTGCAAGGGCAACGATTTCTTACACTGTaagcttcttccttttttctgttaTGAAACAGCTGCTTGCAGTATAACAACCTAGGATATTACACCAGACTGTAACAGAGTGACAAGTTGTGTAAACCAGTGGCTTGATACTATTTTTGACTACGTGTTTGGAGCAGAACTGGAAAATGATTTCCAATTCCTAAGTGTGTTACCGTTTTTAGGTGCTAGAATCAAATTTTGAGGCACTGGCGCTGCAGATGGCTGAATAATTATTTCAAATTTCTAAGTGCTTAGGCTACCTGAGATTGTCCCAATTGTGACTGAAAAAGCAAACAACTGTTCTGATATGACACCTAAGGGAAATGGTGAAAAAAGCATACAGACTAACCTGCTTTTTGGCTGTACTTGCAACCTGGGCCTATGTATATGTGTTCTGATGCAAGGGCATTGAGGCTTAGTCTCAAGTCAGTGTGTATGCAGACTTAGGCCAAGAATTTGAAAATGAAAGCATGAGTGCTCTAACAGTTCTGCTGATTCCAAATGACTAGAGATTCATGTATAAATCCTGTACCCAACCGATGGTGTTatgtcttcctcttagcttgaACACTTGTCCACAGGAATCTGATGCTGGCACTCTGGGAACTGAATGTTTTCCTGAGCTCTCTCAGGACTGGCACCTAACAGTTTGGGTAACTGCTTAcgaatttgaaatattttttccaGCCTTGCTTTCCGGATCAGCCTATTAAAAGTCCACTGAAACTTAGGTGTTCTCTTTGCGTGTACATCAGTCTTTGGCTTCATCAAAATGTGCACTCTTGGTGAGCAACTGGTATTCCTGTAAAGATGTCTTTGAGTTATTCTGTCACTGCTGAAGCTTCTGTATGCTGTGAACCAGTATTATCATGAAATGCATGCAGTATAGCCATGTTTAAGTTGGATGGGAAACAATGGCTGTGTCTACACATAACAGTAAACCATGATTTAGTGCTACATGGATATGAGTCTCTATGAGCCAGAGTGAAGCATCATGCTTTTGCACTCTTCCACCCCTGCGGTTGGAAGGAGCAGTTCTATCAAGTTTagatttgctttaaaaaacaaaaacaaaaaaattggcttAGCTTTATGTACCAACCAAGAATATTGGTCATGAAActtgcttgtttatttgttgTAAAGCAGGGTCCCTGGTTTGTACATAACACTGAACTAAGTTTCTGTGGAGGCAAAACAAAACTCAGCAAAAGTCCTTCCACCTGTGTGGGAGAAGAAGAGACATGGTGGAAGAATAGGATGAGGACAAAATCCAATTCCTTTCTCATTTCAAGGAGAACATACCTCATCTGTACTTTGCACAACAATCTGTGAAtcgaaatgcagccatcctttgaaattcacacttcaatGAATTTTGCAGAACAGTTCCCCAGACAagtaatgtgaacaaaaatgcacatactagggtaaagtaCATCTGTTAATGAGAATAACATAGAATGTATTATAGCAGGAGATTGAAAGAAAGCACTG encodes the following:
- the LOC114601943 gene encoding protein phosphatase 1 regulatory subunit 3E-like, whose product is MDKAGSVHASVPTPPPRLYLPRNFSCSACLYGSLADQCKGGCSPEPEPVEGPLSSSSPPPCSSPPPPSPPVTPEAAAAAVAPPKPPPLPAPRSPSPPTSPPPASPSSRGREPTLPSVPPSPTLRRRAKSLPTPGERGLRPALQQSPSRRKTVRFADSLGLELIAVRHFCQADVPRVPPAPLAASPFPLPPRAADLLKTRKPPSLGELEPVLFGPPAPVLEPLFPPQPGASAGFAERVRQHKVRLEWVRPEASGLRGAVRVLNVAYEKQVSVRYTLNRWASCNEVPAAYLPPPPNGHSDRFAFHLPVGAGTTLLEFAVRYRVADAEYWDNNDGHNYRLRARQRPAAASGHEPGAGAWIHFI